Genomic segment of Gloeocapsa sp. PCC 7428:
AATGACCTGAGTAAGGCGGGTTACCTACAACCACCATTACAGGCTCTTCCTGTTTAATACCAACTGCTTCATTTGCCTCTAGTGCAATGAACTCTTCAAACAGTGTTTCTGATTTTTTGACTGAATCTTCTAATGTATTTGTCAAATAAACTCCTAAGCGCTTACCGCTATCAAATTGATAACCTGTTTCCTCTAGAAATAAACTGAGTTTGAGATGTGCGATCGCATACGGAGCCATTAATAACTCAAAACCAAATATTCTTGGTAATAACCGCTCTTTGACATAACCCGACCAAGACTTATCTGATAATCCTTCTGTCAGTGCTTCTGGTGACTCTTGAAAACGTTGATAAATGAGTTGGCAAATCCACAATAAAAACGTCCCAGTTCCGCAAGCAGGATCGAGGATCATTACTTCTGGATCGGCTAATCCCAAAGGTTTGTTAAACTTCTCTTTCAATAAAATATCAACCGATCGCACCATGTAAGAAACTACAGGTTCAGGCGTGTAATAAACCCCTCGTCGTTCTCGCATTTGGGGTTTATAGGCTTTTAGAAAGTCTTCATAAAACCGAATAATAATATCTTCTTGCCCGATCTTTTGCTCAAAATCTGAAAGTACAGCCTCCATTTCTGCGGCGCGAAGCACTGATAATAATTCTGAGACAGCACTCACTAAATCTTCGCCCAAATCTTCAGGTGGTTGCTTTGAAATATCTTCAAATAACTTGCGCAGGAAAGGGTTTGTTTCTGGTAGAAATTTCCAGGCATTATCGCGGTAAAAGTCTGGTTCTAAATTGTATGGATTCTTTTCGCGCTTGAACTTAAGAAAACCAAAAACTCTTGCAGTAAACAATCCATAAGCGACAGTTTGCGCGTAAATATCGGCAAAGCTATAGTCTTTTTCGTTATCCGCTTGCAGTTTGAGCGTTGGTAGGAGTTCCTTTTTAAAACTTTCAAATAGCTTATGCAAGTATCCGCCTACCTTTTCATCTGCATAAACCGAGGGAATTGCTTGTTCGATTCTTCTCGCAACTTCAGCCATCAATTGCGCTAGTTTCTCAGCCGTCCTCACGCCTGGGTAAAATACCCAATCAACCTGGGGAATCAATGCCATAGCGCGATCGGCGATGCGTAGCGTCCCCTGTTGCAAGCGACTCAATCTTGCTAATAACTCGCGATCGCACCACTCAAAAATCTGAATCTGTCTTTGTTGCAATCCTCCCTCGGTTGGTAAAATTAATACCACGCACCCCTGTAACTCAGCTTCGGGTAAGAGCAAATACATTACAGGTTGCTCGGTTGTTACCCGCCTGATATAATGCCCGTAAATTTCGTTTTGCTGCTCTGGTGCGGTCAAAAACTGCCTAATATCCCGATCGCTGCTTTCATTTAATTCTGCATAAAAGCTAACTGCGATCGGACAAGTATCAGATGCATCCTTTACACTTTCACCAGGGCGTAAATACCAAAACCGAGAACCTTCACGGTCAAACTCTTTAATAGGATATCCCAAAATTTGACGCATTTTTTCAACGCGATTCGCTAGCGTACCAGACATAACCGCACGCAAATGCTCCTTGGTAAGAGCCATAAGCTACCAATTCCTAATAATTCAAATAATGACGAAAAACTAAGTTTTATCCAGGTATAAATCCAAATCCATCAAGCTGTTTCAGGATTAATAAGCTGTGTATTTAGCTAATAATTCCTGACCGCGATCGCCCATTTGTTCTAGGTGTTGAAAAATTTTTTGCCTAGCTAAAAGTAAAGGTGTACTCCGCCCGTTCTCCCAACGATTAATTGAAGAACAGGTAACACCTAATTCAGCCGCAAACTGTTCTTGTGTCAGCCCAGTTTCTAACCGTATTTCACGAATGAGCTTCCCAATTTGTGGCTGATTGATTCCTAAAGTTTTGACTGACATCTAACTTTTAATCTCCAGCTTGGACGCTACATGACGTAGCACTTGACGTATCACGTTACGCATCATATTTGCTAGAAATAGTCACTGTCAGTAGTAAAACTGCGTAAACTAAAACCTGAGAAATTTACCTATAATTTATAAAAACTTTAAACTTAATTGCGGACAATAGGGAAAAAATATTAAAATTTTGGCTTTGCTGAATCAATGTATAAATCGTTAATCCAGATGCCCTTCGACTCCCTTCGGGGCTACCAAAACGAAGTGTGCGAAGGCACACTAAAACAAAAGTGTTATCAAAAAATACACGGAGGAAATAGGGTTTATTTAGCTGCGAATTCATTTGTGGTTCTCTTCATGCAGGAGGTTTACATAATTTAAGAGTTATTCATACTCCTATCTGGCAACATCGAAATTTTTAATCATGAGATATCAAAGTTTAAAAAAAATTGCTACAGATGTAGATAGGCGAGCGCACTTAAACTTCTCTTGACAACTAGTTAGCTGCATACTAAAAAATCGCGCAATTCATCTCGCCATAAAGAAGCTATTTTTTGATCAAAATACTCTATCAAGTACTTATTTATACTGAAATACAAGAGTTTTTGCTAAAAATTGCTTTCTCTAACAGTGTAAGAACGGATATTTAGTAAATTATCCACAAAAGATTCTAGATACGAAAATACTTTTTATAAAAATGTCAGAAAAACTATAATTCTTTTCCTACGATATCCGTATTCGTACGAAGTTGAAATATAAATTTGTTAATAATCAAAGCTAGCTTAAAGAATGAGTTTTGATTGCTGACTCAGTTACCATTGTCTGGCTAAGAAGATGCGATCGCACAAGCCTAGCTCCCCCATCCTAAAAACCTCTAAAATCAAAGTCCCCCAAGATTGGGGATTTAGGGGGCGATCAGGAGATTTACGGGGCAAATGAACTATCCATAGCACTTCTTAGACATCCTATTTACGGGTTAAAGAAGGACGTAAGAATGCACGTAAAGCAAAAAAACTCAACTTGAAAAAGTC
This window contains:
- a CDS encoding N-6 DNA methylase gives rise to the protein MALTKEHLRAVMSGTLANRVEKMRQILGYPIKEFDREGSRFWYLRPGESVKDASDTCPIAVSFYAELNESSDRDIRQFLTAPEQQNEIYGHYIRRVTTEQPVMYLLLPEAELQGCVVLILPTEGGLQQRQIQIFEWCDRELLARLSRLQQGTLRIADRAMALIPQVDWVFYPGVRTAEKLAQLMAEVARRIEQAIPSVYADEKVGGYLHKLFESFKKELLPTLKLQADNEKDYSFADIYAQTVAYGLFTARVFGFLKFKREKNPYNLEPDFYRDNAWKFLPETNPFLRKLFEDISKQPPEDLGEDLVSAVSELLSVLRAAEMEAVLSDFEQKIGQEDIIIRFYEDFLKAYKPQMRERRGVYYTPEPVVSYMVRSVDILLKEKFNKPLGLADPEVMILDPACGTGTFLLWICQLIYQRFQESPEALTEGLSDKSWSGYVKERLLPRIFGFELLMAPYAIAHLKLSLFLEETGYQFDSGKRLGVYLTNTLEDSVKKSETLFEEFIALEANEAVGIKQEEPVMVVVGNPPYSGHSENKNQWISELVRDYYQVDGMPLGEKNPKWLQDDYVKFIRFSQWRIAKTGMGILAFITNHGYLDNPTFRGMRQSLDNTFDEIYVLDLHGNSKKKETAPDGSKDENVFDIQQGVAVSLMLKLVA
- a CDS encoding DNA-binding transcriptional regulator, coding for MSVKTLGINQPQIGKLIREIRLETGLTQEQFAAELGVTCSSINRWENGRSTPLLLARQKIFQHLEQMGDRGQELLAKYTAY